In the genome of Candidatus Nanopelagicales bacterium, one region contains:
- a CDS encoding DUF4307 domain-containing protein — translation MPVPDTALPPHLRARYGVRSGPRWGLAVLAVVVGALVVALGVLGYRLANPPVTSKLLAWRDVSAERVDITFEVRGPESATVYCVLRAQDVSRADVGYAVAELPPGSSYRQTTYRMRTVAPAYTAEVLECAAGEPPVRVAPPQFPAGVVPPEQPWTDQPQTGQP, via the coding sequence GTGCCCGTCCCCGACACCGCGCTGCCGCCGCACCTGCGGGCCCGCTACGGCGTGCGCAGCGGCCCGCGCTGGGGGCTGGCCGTGCTCGCCGTCGTGGTCGGAGCGCTGGTGGTGGCGCTGGGCGTGCTCGGCTACCGGCTGGCGAACCCGCCGGTGACCTCGAAGCTGCTGGCCTGGCGGGACGTGTCCGCGGAGCGCGTGGACATCACCTTCGAGGTCCGCGGCCCGGAGTCGGCGACGGTCTACTGCGTGCTCCGGGCGCAGGACGTCAGCCGGGCGGACGTCGGCTACGCGGTGGCCGAGCTGCCGCCGGGGTCGTCCTATCGGCAGACGACCTACCGGATGCGCACGGTCGCTCCCGCGTACACCGCGGAGGTGCTGGAGTGCGCCGCCGGGGAGCCGCCGGTGCGGGTGGCGCCGCCGCAGTTCCCCGCCGGGGTGGTCCCCCCCGAGCAGCCGTGGACCGACCAGCCGCAGACCGGCCAGCCCTAG
- the greA gene encoding transcription elongation factor GreA yields the protein MTEHVTWLTQEAYDRLQDELADREGPRRGEITKRIEAAREEGDLKENGGYHAAKEEQGKNEARIRQLKHLLDHAQIGAPDADHDEVAQGKVVTVRFPSFDEEETFLLGSREEAAHASLEVYSPTSPLGSAVLGRRVGDSATYSLANGKDMTVEILKVEAYTG from the coding sequence GTGACCGAGCACGTGACCTGGCTGACCCAGGAGGCCTACGACCGGCTGCAGGACGAGCTGGCCGACCGCGAGGGACCGCGCCGGGGCGAGATCACCAAGCGGATCGAGGCCGCCCGCGAGGAGGGCGACCTGAAGGAGAACGGCGGCTACCACGCCGCCAAGGAGGAGCAGGGCAAGAACGAGGCCCGCATCCGGCAGCTCAAGCACCTGCTCGACCACGCGCAGATCGGGGCCCCCGACGCCGACCACGACGAGGTGGCGCAGGGCAAGGTGGTGACGGTGCGCTTCCCGTCGTTCGACGAGGAGGAGACGTTCCTGCTCGGCTCCCGCGAGGAGGCCGCGCACGCCTCGCTCGAGGTCTACTCGCCGACGTCGCCGCTGGGGTCCGCGGTGCTCGGCCGCCGGGTGGGCGACTCCGCCACCTACTCGCTGGCCAACGGCAAGGACATGACCGTGGAGATCCTCAAGGTCGAGGCCTACACCGGCTGA
- a CDS encoding ABC transporter permease: MAATTPHVASAVAPMRRPWFGWALHDGLVVARRNLIQTIRVPELLFFSLVQPVIFVLLFAFVFGGAIPVPGADPATVPTDDIYRQYLMPGIFGQTVAFAAASSTVGLAEDMHKGLIDRFRVLPMDPGAVLFGRTLADATRQILVLAVLSVTGYLVGWRINDGLLNAAFAYALLLLFAYTVAWIGAWIGLYMPNPETANTAGLVWLFPLTFLSNAFVPITSMPAWLQTFAAWNPISALVLACRELFGNPTGIVTDQWPMQHPQAYTIISCLVLIAIFAPLAVRRYRHTTSR; this comes from the coding sequence ATGGCCGCCACCACCCCGCACGTCGCCTCCGCCGTCGCCCCGATGCGGCGCCCGTGGTTCGGCTGGGCGCTGCACGACGGCCTCGTCGTCGCCCGCCGCAACCTGATCCAGACGATTCGGGTGCCCGAGCTGCTGTTCTTCTCGCTGGTGCAGCCGGTCATCTTCGTGCTGCTGTTCGCGTTCGTGTTCGGTGGCGCGATCCCGGTCCCGGGCGCCGACCCGGCGACGGTGCCGACCGACGACATCTACCGGCAGTACCTCATGCCCGGCATCTTCGGCCAGACCGTCGCGTTCGCCGCGGCGTCGTCCACCGTCGGACTCGCCGAGGACATGCACAAGGGCCTGATCGACCGGTTCCGGGTGCTGCCGATGGACCCCGGCGCGGTGCTGTTCGGGCGCACGCTGGCCGACGCCACCCGGCAGATCCTGGTCCTGGCGGTGCTCAGCGTCACCGGCTACCTGGTCGGCTGGCGGATCAACGACGGGCTCCTCAACGCGGCCTTCGCGTACGCGCTGCTGCTGCTGTTCGCCTACACGGTCGCGTGGATCGGGGCGTGGATCGGGCTGTACATGCCCAACCCGGAGACGGCGAACACGGCGGGGCTGGTCTGGCTGTTCCCGCTGACGTTCCTGTCCAACGCGTTCGTGCCGATCACGTCGATGCCGGCCTGGCTGCAGACGTTCGCGGCGTGGAACCCGATCTCGGCGCTCGTGCTGGCCTGCCGTGAGCTGTTCGGCAACCCCACCGGGATCGTCACCGACCAGTGGCCGATGCAGCACCCGCAGGCCTACACGATCATCTCGTGCCTGGTGCTGATCGCGATCTTCGCGCCGCTGGCCGTGCGCCGCTACCGCCACACCACCAGCCGCTGA
- a CDS encoding ATP-binding cassette domain-containing protein, whose amino-acid sequence MSSTPVIAAEGLVKKFGDVVALNGLDLRCEQGTVLGVLGPNGAGKTTAVRILTTLLNADAGRATVGGYDVTKDPDAVRRVIGVTGQYAAVDEYLTGWENLRMFGGLYHLPPAYVRDRSRELLDKFDLSDAADRPVRTYSGGMRRRLDLAASLVAKPDILFLDEPTTGLDPRSRLDLWGVIGDLVAEGATVLLTTQYLDEADQLADNIVVIDHGRVIAEGTSDVLKDQVGGDRVQITVRDRARADDARTALSGLATGEIVVDAEDGRLSVPVSGGSTVLVSVVRELDATGIEVDDLTLRRPTLDDVFLALTGHVAEEEPPAAEPAARDRRGAGTRGA is encoded by the coding sequence ATGTCATCCACCCCTGTCATCGCGGCAGAGGGCCTGGTCAAGAAGTTCGGCGACGTCGTCGCCCTCAACGGCCTGGACCTGCGCTGCGAGCAGGGCACCGTGCTCGGCGTCCTCGGCCCCAACGGGGCGGGCAAGACGACCGCGGTGCGCATCCTCACCACGCTGCTCAACGCCGACGCCGGTCGGGCGACGGTGGGCGGCTACGACGTCACGAAGGACCCCGACGCGGTGCGTCGCGTCATCGGCGTGACCGGCCAGTACGCGGCCGTGGACGAGTACCTCACCGGCTGGGAGAACCTGCGCATGTTCGGCGGGCTCTACCACCTGCCGCCGGCGTACGTACGGGACCGGTCGCGGGAGCTGCTGGACAAGTTCGACCTGTCCGACGCGGCCGACCGGCCGGTACGCACCTACTCCGGGGGCATGCGGCGCCGGCTCGACCTCGCGGCCAGCCTGGTCGCCAAGCCGGACATCCTGTTCCTGGACGAGCCGACCACCGGCCTGGACCCGCGGTCGCGGCTGGACCTGTGGGGCGTCATCGGAGACCTGGTCGCGGAGGGGGCGACGGTCCTGCTGACCACGCAGTACCTCGACGAGGCCGACCAGCTCGCCGACAACATCGTGGTGATCGACCACGGCCGGGTCATCGCCGAGGGCACGTCGGACGTGCTGAAGGACCAGGTCGGCGGCGACCGGGTGCAGATCACGGTCCGGGACCGGGCCCGCGCCGACGACGCGCGCACCGCCCTGTCCGGCCTGGCCACCGGCGAGATCGTCGTCGACGCGGAGGACGGGCGGCTGTCCGTCCCGGTGTCCGGCGGCTCGACGGTGCTGGTGAGCGTGGTCCGCGAGCTGGACGCCACCGGCATCGAGGTGGACGACCTGACCCTGCGGCGACCGACGCTGGACGACGTGTTCCTGGCGCTGACCGGGCACGTGGCCGAGGAGGAGCCGCCCGCCGCCGAACCCGCGGCCCGCGACCGACGCGGTGCCGGGACGAGGGGAGCCTGA
- a CDS encoding DUF2089 domain-containing protein, producing MSPSAASHRPPRSCPVCAEELVVTALGCPECGTGLTGVFRACPYCGLDDDDLEALRVFLVSRGNMRELAAHLGVSYPTARQRYADLLARLGLETTSADEARRAREQVLADLASGAIDVDEAERLLGG from the coding sequence GTGAGCCCGTCCGCGGCCTCGCACCGGCCGCCGCGCAGTTGCCCGGTGTGCGCCGAGGAACTGGTCGTGACCGCACTCGGCTGCCCGGAGTGCGGCACCGGGCTGACCGGCGTCTTCCGCGCCTGCCCGTACTGCGGGCTGGATGACGACGACCTCGAGGCCCTGCGGGTGTTCCTGGTCTCGCGCGGCAACATGCGCGAGCTCGCCGCGCACCTCGGGGTCTCGTACCCCACGGCACGCCAGCGCTACGCCGACCTGCTGGCCCGGCTCGGGCTGGAGACCACGTCCGCGGACGAGGCCCGCCGCGCGCGCGAGCAGGTGCTCGCGGACCTGGCGTCCGGGGCCATCGACGTCGACGAGGCCGAGCGGCTGCTCGGCGGATAG
- the ilvA gene encoding threonine ammonia-lyase, whose translation MDAEPDPVTLDDVLAARDALRGVIRETPLAGARWLDDRVGGPVLLKAENLQRAGSFKIRGAYTRISRLGPNLRALGVVAASAGNHAQGVAVAAQMLDVHATVFMPEGAAIPKVQATRGYGAEVRFHGHSVDEALVAARAFSEETGAVLIHPFDHPDIVAGQGTVGVEILEQLPDVRTVLVCTGGGGLLAGTALAVKSVRPDVRVVGVQASGAAAYPGSLAAGHPVPVTGMHTMADGIAIGRPGDVPFTLVQRYVDEIRTVSEASLSRALLLLLERAKLVVEPAGAAAVAAILDDPAAFEPPVVAVLSGGNIDPLLLLRVIRFGLASAGRYLSLAVRMPDTPGSLAQLLVELGDADANVLEVEHVRTEPTLAVDEVEIVVQVETRGPDHRDELLRRLVDHGYEVRAH comes from the coding sequence GGCCCGCTGGCTGGACGATCGCGTCGGCGGCCCGGTGCTGCTCAAGGCGGAGAACCTGCAGCGCGCGGGCTCGTTCAAGATCCGCGGCGCCTACACCCGCATCTCCCGGCTCGGGCCGAACCTGCGCGCCCTCGGCGTGGTCGCGGCGAGTGCGGGCAACCACGCCCAGGGCGTGGCCGTGGCCGCCCAGATGCTCGACGTGCACGCCACGGTCTTCATGCCCGAGGGCGCAGCGATCCCCAAGGTGCAGGCCACCCGCGGCTACGGGGCGGAGGTCCGCTTCCACGGCCACTCCGTCGACGAGGCGCTCGTCGCCGCCCGCGCGTTCAGCGAGGAGACCGGGGCGGTGCTCATCCACCCCTTCGACCACCCGGACATCGTCGCCGGCCAGGGCACCGTCGGCGTCGAGATCCTCGAGCAGCTGCCCGACGTCCGTACGGTCCTCGTCTGCACCGGCGGCGGCGGCCTGCTCGCCGGCACGGCGCTGGCCGTGAAGTCGGTGCGGCCCGACGTGCGCGTGGTCGGCGTGCAGGCGTCGGGCGCGGCGGCGTACCCCGGCTCGCTGGCTGCCGGCCACCCGGTCCCCGTGACCGGCATGCACACGATGGCCGACGGCATCGCCATCGGCCGGCCCGGCGACGTCCCGTTCACCCTGGTGCAGCGGTACGTCGACGAGATCCGCACGGTGTCCGAGGCGTCGCTGTCCCGGGCCCTGCTGCTCCTGCTGGAGCGGGCGAAGCTGGTGGTCGAGCCGGCCGGGGCCGCGGCGGTCGCGGCGATCCTGGACGACCCCGCTGCGTTCGAGCCGCCGGTCGTGGCGGTGCTGTCCGGCGGCAACATCGACCCGCTGCTGCTGCTGCGCGTCATCCGGTTCGGGCTGGCGTCGGCCGGGCGCTACCTGTCGCTCGCCGTCCGGATGCCCGACACCCCCGGCTCGCTGGCGCAGCTGCTGGTCGAGCTCGGCGACGCCGACGCCAACGTGCTGGAGGTCGAGCACGTGCGGACCGAGCCGACCCTGGCCGTCGACGAGGTCGAGATCGTGGTCCAGGTCGAGACCCGCGGCCCGGACCACCGCGACGAGCTACTGCGCCGGCTGGTGGACCACGGCTACGAGGTCCGGGCCCACTAG